The following are from one region of the Prevotella communis genome:
- a CDS encoding leucine-rich repeat domain-containing protein, with amino-acid sequence MRLLYPTLMMLTALFTACAYDDGYEEMTLTNDEAREIVDRCYYQCDSLDAVDLPFDLVAIGDYAFFGSSVTSVVIPSEVTFIGVSAFNFCPNLTSLQVDGRNPVFDSRNNCNAIIRTGEDLLVYGCRTTVIPQTVRALADYAFCGCEGLGQLVLPDNVEALGDGAFYECSGLTSVVLSAGLQQISNLAFSECHDLVSVVIPQSVRSIGDGAFLHCGNLAEVRVESITPPQCGYVAFFNTNATLYVPRGTLDAYASAPGWRDFSNIMEI; translated from the coding sequence ATGAGACTACTATACCCAACACTAATGATGCTGACGGCATTATTCACGGCCTGCGCTTATGATGATGGCTATGAGGAAATGACGCTCACCAATGATGAGGCGCGTGAAATAGTGGACCGTTGCTATTACCAGTGTGATTCCCTGGATGCCGTGGATTTGCCCTTCGACCTTGTTGCGATAGGCGATTATGCCTTCTTTGGTTCCAGCGTCACGTCTGTGGTTATCCCTTCTGAGGTAACGTTTATTGGCGTCAGTGCCTTCAATTTCTGTCCTAACCTCACATCGTTGCAGGTGGATGGACGTAACCCCGTATTTGACTCACGCAACAACTGTAACGCGATTATCCGCACCGGCGAGGACCTGCTGGTCTATGGGTGCCGGACAACCGTGATACCGCAGACTGTCCGTGCTCTCGCTGACTATGCCTTCTGTGGCTGTGAAGGACTCGGTCAGCTGGTGCTTCCCGACAATGTGGAAGCGCTGGGCGATGGTGCTTTCTATGAGTGCAGCGGACTGACGTCGGTAGTGCTTTCTGCCGGACTGCAGCAGATCAGTAACCTGGCATTCTCGGAGTGTCATGATCTGGTGTCTGTCGTTATTCCGCAAAGTGTACGCTCCATTGGCGATGGCGCGTTCCTGCATTGCGGGAACCTGGCGGAGGTCCGGGTGGAAAGTATCACCCCACCGCAATGCGGCTATGTGGCATTCTTTAATACCAATGCCACACTCTATGTACCACGGGGCACGCTCGACGCCTATGCGTCGGCTCCCGGCTGGCGGGATTTCTCTAATATTATGGAAATATAA
- a CDS encoding DUF4861 family protein: MKRLTLLLIGLAVCFTADAKVRRKPVRPLPTIEIITKVNDYWQSHHNPKTRSFWDEAAYHTGNMEAYKLLGNARWLAYSDAWARYNFWQGARETDPKKWKYANYGEGQDYVLFGDWQICFQTYLDIYEMQPDDYKIARALEVMDYEVRQPQADFWWWADALYMAMPVFTKLYKATGDVKYLDKLYDNFKWADELMYDKEEQLYYRDAKYIFPKVKTSTGGKSFWARGDGWVLAGLAKVLSDMPADYKNRAFFLQRFRELAQGVARVQRPEGYWSRSMLCEEDAPGPETSGTAFFTYGLLWGVNNGLLDEDTYEPVIGKAWNYLALTALQPDGSVGYVQPIGEKPDPTKTVNARSQANFGVGAFLLAACERLRYEDAKKSRVSLTVTIENPSDEYREQVIEVSADSVYRKMRIHGGRQFIVCDVAGLEVPYQLTADGKVLIEAGVRPKGKQTFTIRRGTPKVYKTVCFGRIFPERKDDFAWENDRGAYRVYGPALQKTGEKSYGTDVWTKNTPELVLDKRYWIEDVVMMPEVERLRQANRQRGDSLYRLNSYHHDHGRGSDVYQVGATLGCGAPALMVDDELVYPYCFNDYQMLDMGPLRMRVQLNYKPTVLNGDTVTEHRIITLDKGSNFCKMTVWYDGITMPVEFATGVVIHSDAKRGIVLGKDYLHYADPTDNVPVNNCQLFVATLFPNGVGETRFLPMKDKRGGNEGHAIGIVDNYSGEPYTYYFGSAWSKFDVRTQDEWQQRIDWTMRGIRQPLVVKMK; this comes from the coding sequence ATGAAAAGACTAACCTTACTATTGATCGGTCTGGCCGTATGCTTCACGGCCGATGCAAAGGTCAGGCGCAAGCCCGTCAGGCCATTGCCAACGATTGAGATTATCACGAAGGTGAACGATTACTGGCAATCGCACCATAACCCGAAAACGCGCTCCTTCTGGGATGAGGCGGCTTATCACACGGGTAATATGGAGGCATACAAGCTGTTGGGCAATGCCCGTTGGCTGGCCTATAGTGATGCGTGGGCCCGTTATAATTTCTGGCAGGGTGCACGCGAGACGGACCCGAAGAAATGGAAGTATGCCAACTATGGTGAGGGACAGGACTATGTGCTCTTCGGTGACTGGCAGATTTGTTTCCAGACATACCTGGATATCTACGAGATGCAGCCCGATGACTACAAGATTGCACGTGCGCTGGAGGTGATGGACTATGAGGTTCGTCAGCCGCAGGCCGACTTCTGGTGGTGGGCTGATGCACTATATATGGCTATGCCTGTGTTTACTAAATTATATAAGGCGACAGGCGATGTGAAGTATCTGGATAAGCTCTATGATAACTTCAAATGGGCTGATGAACTGATGTACGATAAGGAGGAACAACTCTATTATCGTGATGCAAAGTATATCTTTCCCAAGGTAAAGACATCCACTGGCGGCAAGAGTTTCTGGGCGCGTGGCGACGGATGGGTGCTGGCCGGACTGGCAAAGGTGCTCAGCGATATGCCTGCCGACTATAAGAACCGTGCGTTCTTCCTGCAGCGTTTTCGTGAACTGGCTCAGGGTGTGGCACGCGTGCAGCGTCCTGAAGGCTACTGGAGCCGTTCGATGCTCTGCGAAGAGGATGCACCGGGTCCTGAGACGTCGGGCACCGCCTTCTTTACCTATGGCTTGTTGTGGGGTGTGAACAATGGTTTGCTGGATGAGGATACGTATGAGCCGGTTATCGGCAAGGCCTGGAATTACCTGGCGCTCACGGCTCTGCAGCCCGATGGCAGCGTGGGCTATGTGCAGCCTATTGGCGAGAAGCCCGATCCCACGAAGACGGTCAATGCCCGTTCGCAGGCCAACTTCGGTGTGGGTGCCTTCCTTCTGGCTGCCTGTGAACGTCTGCGTTACGAGGATGCAAAGAAGAGTCGTGTGTCGCTGACGGTGACCATCGAGAATCCGTCTGACGAGTATCGTGAGCAGGTCATTGAGGTGAGTGCCGACTCGGTATACAGGAAAATGCGTATCCATGGCGGACGCCAGTTTATTGTCTGCGACGTGGCCGGACTGGAAGTGCCTTATCAGTTGACAGCCGACGGCAAGGTGCTCATCGAGGCAGGTGTACGTCCTAAGGGCAAGCAGACATTCACCATTCGCCGTGGCACGCCAAAGGTCTATAAGACGGTGTGTTTCGGACGTATCTTCCCTGAGCGCAAGGATGACTTTGCATGGGAGAACGACCGTGGTGCCTACCGTGTCTATGGACCTGCCCTCCAGAAAACTGGCGAGAAGAGCTATGGCACGGATGTGTGGACAAAGAACACGCCCGAACTGGTGCTCGACAAGCGTTACTGGATAGAGGATGTGGTGATGATGCCCGAGGTGGAACGTCTGCGTCAGGCTAATCGTCAGCGTGGCGACTCGCTCTATCGCCTGAACTCCTATCATCATGACCACGGACGTGGTTCGGATGTCTATCAGGTTGGAGCTACGCTGGGTTGCGGTGCGCCGGCCCTGATGGTAGATGATGAGCTGGTCTATCCTTACTGCTTCAACGACTATCAGATGCTGGACATGGGTCCCCTGCGCATGCGCGTACAATTAAATTATAAGCCTACGGTACTGAATGGCGACACGGTGACAGAGCATCGCATCATCACCCTCGACAAGGGTTCTAACTTCTGTAAGATGACCGTCTGGTATGATGGCATCACGATGCCTGTGGAGTTTGCCACGGGTGTGGTCATCCATTCTGATGCCAAACGGGGCATTGTGCTGGGCAAGGACTATCTGCATTATGCCGATCCTACGGATAATGTGCCTGTCAACAACTGTCAGCTCTTCGTGGCTACGCTCTTCCCTAACGGGGTAGGCGAGACGAGGTTCCTGCCCATGAAGGATAAGCGTGGTGGCAACGAGGGACATGCCATCGGCATCGTGGACAACTACTCTGGCGAGCCCTATACTTACTACTTCGGTTCGGCATGGTCGAAATTTGATGTCCGCACGCAGGATGAATGGCAGCAGCGCATCGACTGGACCATGCGTGGCATCAGGCAGCCGCTCGTGGTGAAGATGAAATAG
- a CDS encoding S9 family peptidase, with translation MKKLIIGAMMLAAVAQMSAAGKLDLKEITKGTFREATIAAVTPMSDGETYAQISADGKQIVQYSFKTGKQVAVLFDVEKARGAKLKKIDDYVMSPTGKRLLIQTETKSIYRRSFTAVYYIYHVANNKLEPLSDGGPQQTPVWSPDGEQVAFVRDNNIHLVKLLYNNAESQVTKDGKFNEVINGIPDWVNEEEFSFNSSMVFTADSRQIVWIRYDESQVKEFSMPMFHLDAEDKGAYAYTYKYPKAGDDNSKVSLMSYDIKSHQTRQMQLPLDADGYIPRIVTTSDPAKVLAFTLNRHQDCLRVYAVNPLSTTCKLIVEDKVDKYINENVFANLVVTDKHLVLTSERDGYNHIYLYNLNGQLMRSVAQPSNLVVTEVYGYNDMSGDLYFAGYNGGPTDQKVFVSHKDGKVDCLTNREGCSSAIFSSDFRNFLSVWSDMNHPTVYTLCNNLGKTQTTLVDNKELADKYASYDMGTKELFSFQTGEGVQLMGYMVKPKDFDPNKKYPVVMYQYGGPGSQQVLNAWNIGMGRQGAILEQYLCQQGYICVCVDNRGTGGRGAEFEKCTYLRLGELEARDQVEAALWLGKQSYVDKDRIGIWGWSYGGWNTLMSMSEGRPVFRCGVAIAPPTCWRFYDTVYTERFMRTPKENASGYDEVCPIARAEKLHGALLLVHGLADDNVHYQNSAVYMDALVQADKDFRQLVYTNKNHSIFGGNTRNHLFRQCINFMNENLK, from the coding sequence ATGAAAAAACTAATTATAGGTGCAATGATGTTAGCTGCTGTTGCGCAGATGTCGGCTGCAGGAAAACTGGATTTAAAGGAGATTACAAAAGGAACTTTTCGTGAAGCAACGATAGCTGCTGTCACCCCGATGTCTGATGGTGAGACGTATGCCCAGATATCGGCTGATGGCAAGCAGATTGTGCAGTATTCCTTCAAGACTGGCAAGCAGGTGGCTGTACTCTTTGATGTGGAAAAGGCCCGTGGAGCCAAGCTCAAGAAGATTGACGACTATGTGATGAGTCCTACGGGTAAGCGACTGCTGATCCAGACAGAGACGAAAAGCATCTATCGCCGTTCGTTCACGGCCGTTTACTATATCTATCATGTGGCCAATAATAAACTGGAACCGCTGAGCGATGGCGGTCCGCAGCAGACGCCCGTGTGGAGTCCTGACGGCGAACAGGTGGCTTTCGTGCGTGACAACAATATCCATCTGGTGAAGTTGCTCTACAATAATGCCGAGAGTCAGGTGACCAAGGATGGTAAGTTCAATGAGGTGATCAACGGTATTCCCGACTGGGTCAACGAGGAGGAGTTCTCGTTCAACTCGTCGATGGTGTTCACGGCCGACTCCAGGCAAATCGTCTGGATTCGCTATGATGAGAGTCAGGTGAAGGAGTTCTCTATGCCGATGTTCCATCTGGATGCCGAGGACAAGGGTGCCTACGCCTATACCTACAAGTATCCGAAGGCTGGCGATGACAACTCGAAGGTCAGTTTGATGAGCTATGATATCAAGAGCCATCAGACGCGCCAGATGCAGTTGCCCCTCGATGCCGACGGCTATATCCCCCGTATCGTCACCACCAGCGATCCCGCAAAGGTGCTGGCTTTCACGCTGAACCGTCATCAGGACTGTCTGCGTGTGTATGCCGTGAATCCGCTGAGCACCACGTGCAAGTTGATTGTAGAGGACAAGGTGGACAAATATATCAACGAGAATGTGTTTGCCAATCTCGTGGTGACCGACAAGCACCTGGTGCTGACCAGCGAGCGCGACGGCTATAATCATATCTATCTGTACAACCTGAACGGTCAGCTGATGCGCAGCGTCGCACAACCCTCAAACCTCGTTGTTACGGAGGTATATGGATATAATGACATGTCGGGCGACCTTTATTTCGCAGGCTATAACGGTGGTCCTACCGACCAGAAGGTCTTCGTGTCGCATAAGGACGGCAAGGTGGACTGCCTGACCAATAGGGAGGGTTGCAGTTCGGCCATCTTCTCGTCTGACTTCAGGAATTTCCTCAGCGTATGGAGTGACATGAATCATCCCACGGTCTATACGCTCTGTAATAACCTGGGAAAGACGCAGACCACGCTGGTGGACAACAAGGAACTGGCTGATAAATACGCCTCTTACGATATGGGAACGAAGGAACTCTTTAGTTTCCAGACCGGCGAGGGCGTCCAGCTCATGGGCTACATGGTGAAGCCAAAGGATTTTGATCCGAATAAGAAGTACCCCGTGGTGATGTATCAGTATGGCGGTCCTGGTTCACAGCAGGTGCTGAATGCCTGGAACATCGGTATGGGCCGACAGGGTGCCATCCTGGAGCAGTACCTCTGTCAGCAGGGCTATATCTGCGTGTGCGTGGATAACCGGGGCACAGGCGGACGTGGGGCTGAGTTTGAGAAATGTACCTACCTGCGACTTGGTGAACTGGAGGCTCGCGACCAGGTGGAAGCTGCCTTGTGGCTGGGAAAACAGTCGTATGTGGATAAGGACCGCATCGGTATCTGGGGCTGGTCGTACGGCGGATGGAACACGCTGATGTCTATGTCGGAGGGCCGTCCTGTCTTCCGTTGTGGCGTGGCTATCGCACCGCCTACCTGCTGGCGTTTCTACGACACGGTCTATACGGAGCGTTTCATGCGCACGCCCAAGGAGAATGCATCTGGCTATGACGAGGTTTGTCCGATTGCCCGTGCAGAGAAACTGCATGGTGCCCTGCTGCTGGTTCACGGACTGGCCGACGACAACGTGCATTATCAGAACTCGGCAGTCTATATGGATGCCCTTGTCCAGGCCGACAAGGATTTCCGTCAGTTGGTCTATACGAACAAGAACCACAGTATCTTTGGCGGCAACACGCGTAACCACTTGTTCCGCCAGTGCATCAACTTCATGAACGAGAACCTGAAATAA
- a CDS encoding gliding motility protein GldB gives MKKLFFLLLLTMMACIGCQWKFQSPEDTEKTGDIVVERFDRMEYLYLTSGDFAALQQMKTLYPTETGTLIEDVLKLGRVDDPDINTRFLIFFQDSTLQALMQGVNEQYADIDDLNKDLTKSFTRLTKHIPGLEIPRIYTQIGSLDQSVIVGDSMVGISLDKYLGANYPIYQKYGYTEQQRAMMTRKYIVPDCLAFYLLRHYPTPEEAADSAELRHEHMAKIQYVVNQVMQQRIFSNERIREVEKYMLQHKEVGYDELLSAKNHQ, from the coding sequence TTGAAGAAGCTCTTTTTTCTGCTCCTGTTGACCATGATGGCATGCATAGGTTGCCAATGGAAATTCCAGTCTCCTGAAGATACAGAGAAGACTGGCGATATTGTCGTGGAGCGCTTCGACCGTATGGAATACCTCTACCTCACATCAGGCGATTTCGCCGCCCTGCAGCAGATGAAGACGCTCTATCCCACGGAGACGGGCACGCTGATTGAGGATGTGCTGAAGTTGGGTAGGGTAGATGACCCCGATATCAACACGCGTTTCCTGATTTTCTTCCAGGACAGCACGCTGCAGGCCCTGATGCAGGGTGTCAATGAGCAGTATGCCGACATTGACGACCTGAATAAGGATCTGACGAAGAGTTTCACCCGGCTGACGAAGCATATTCCGGGATTGGAGATTCCGCGCATCTATACCCAGATAGGTTCGCTGGACCAGAGTGTCATCGTAGGCGACTCGATGGTGGGCATCTCGCTCGACAAGTACCTGGGTGCCAATTATCCTATCTATCAGAAATACGGCTATACGGAGCAGCAGCGTGCCATGATGACGCGAAAATACATTGTGCCCGACTGTCTTGCGTTCTATCTCCTGCGTCACTATCCGACGCCCGAAGAGGCTGCCGATTCCGCAGAGCTGCGCCATGAGCACATGGCCAAGATCCAGTATGTGGTGAACCAGGTGATGCAGCAGCGCATCTTCAGCAACGAGCGTATCCGGGAGGTGGAGAAATACATGCTGCAGCATAAAGAGGTGGGCTATGATGAGTTGCTGAGTGCTAAAAATCATCAATAG
- a CDS encoding DUF4861 domain-containing protein, producing MKYLFLAFALCMPMAMSAQQTLNISVKNPLSTDRTDQPVVLSLQAYGEVRSALVTCGGQEIPCQLDDINLDEQFDELCFLSDLKGKEQKTYTVTLFKEGEPRTYPARVYAEMLMRNDKVKEKNKHNNFVSSLTVRGDCANSYNLLHHHGVDFESELNGIRIYFDKRQTLDLYGKFQKRLELEATQFYTSADQKKAGYGDDVLWVGNTFGLGAFRGWDGKEPTMIDPVKNRTQRVVSYGPLRTIVEIIDQGWQFPSAISHQPSAVNMTIRYTQYAGHRDTDVDVFFNRDMKGAEFSTGIINVKGSEEFSDKKGLRACWGTDYPSTDTVKWSRETVGLGILIPRQHIVSEEPVNKDNYAFVVKTDNRHLAYKVVYGSANETFGFHSAKEWFQWLKTWRKEVEAAIKVKVNSEK from the coding sequence ATGAAGTATCTTTTTCTCGCATTTGCGCTCTGTATGCCCATGGCCATGAGCGCCCAACAGACGTTGAACATCAGTGTAAAAAACCCCTTGTCCACAGACAGGACCGACCAGCCCGTAGTCCTCTCGCTTCAGGCTTATGGCGAGGTGCGCTCAGCCTTGGTGACATGCGGCGGTCAGGAGATTCCCTGTCAGTTGGATGATATCAATCTGGACGAGCAGTTTGACGAACTCTGTTTCCTCTCAGATCTCAAAGGAAAGGAACAGAAGACCTATACCGTGACCCTTTTCAAGGAGGGCGAGCCACGCACCTACCCTGCCCGCGTATATGCCGAGATGCTGATGCGTAATGACAAGGTGAAGGAGAAAAACAAGCACAACAATTTCGTGTCGAGTCTCACCGTGCGTGGCGACTGTGCCAATTCCTACAACCTGCTGCATCATCACGGCGTGGATTTTGAGAGCGAACTCAACGGCATCCGCATCTATTTCGACAAGCGTCAGACGCTCGACCTCTACGGCAAGTTCCAGAAACGCCTGGAGCTAGAGGCTACACAGTTCTATACATCGGCCGATCAGAAGAAAGCCGGTTATGGCGATGATGTGCTATGGGTAGGCAACACCTTCGGACTGGGTGCTTTTCGCGGATGGGACGGCAAGGAGCCTACAATGATTGATCCCGTGAAGAACCGTACCCAGCGCGTCGTTTCCTACGGTCCGCTGCGCACCATCGTGGAAATCATCGACCAAGGCTGGCAATTTCCATCAGCCATCAGCCATCAGCCATCAGCCGTCAACATGACCATCCGCTACACGCAGTATGCAGGTCATCGTGATACCGATGTGGATGTGTTCTTCAACCGCGACATGAAAGGTGCAGAGTTTTCTACCGGCATCATCAATGTGAAGGGGTCTGAGGAGTTCTCCGACAAGAAGGGACTGCGTGCCTGCTGGGGTACCGACTACCCCTCTACGGATACCGTGAAATGGAGCCGGGAGACCGTAGGACTGGGCATCCTGATACCCCGTCAACATATTGTCAGCGAGGAACCGGTCAATAAGGACAACTATGCTTTCGTGGTGAAAACAGACAATCGTCACCTGGCATACAAGGTGGTATATGGCTCAGCCAACGAGACCTTCGGTTTTCATTCTGCCAAGGAGTGGTTCCAGTGGCTGAAGACATGGCGAAAAGAAGTAGAGGCAGCGATTAAGGTAAAAGTGAATAGTGAAAAGTGA
- the hemW gene encoding radical SAM family heme chaperone HemW, with the protein MAGIYIHIPFCKSRCVYCDFYSTTSLALGQRYVDALCREMEDRCKMEDGRGEMVETVYLGGGTPSQLTGTLLRQLFDHLYQTFDISPDAEVTIECNPDDVTEAFAEMLKTLPVNRVSMGAQTFQSQRLRFLHRRHTAEQVKEAVDRLRLAGIRNISVDLMYGFPNETMAEWERDIQQAIALDVEHISAYALQYEEGTPLYKMLERGEVSEIDEELERQMYFLLMDALAEAGFEHYEISNWGKPGHHSRHNSSYWNQTPYIGLGAAAHSFDGRNRQWNVADIRQYMEGMEKGEPCVEHEELTPDNRYNEIVMTALRTSVGLDLTKLAPADADYCLRLAQRFILDGLLVHEQQHLRLTRNGLFVSDMIMAELMKA; encoded by the coding sequence ATGGCAGGTATCTATATTCATATCCCGTTTTGTAAGAGTCGCTGCGTGTATTGCGACTTCTATTCCACCACGTCGCTGGCATTGGGCCAACGATATGTGGATGCATTATGTCGGGAAATGGAGGATAGATGTAAGATGGAAGATGGAAGAGGCGAGATGGTTGAGACGGTATATCTGGGTGGCGGCACGCCCTCACAGCTGACCGGCACGCTGCTGCGCCAGTTGTTCGACCATCTGTATCAGACGTTTGACATCTCGCCAGATGCCGAGGTGACGATAGAGTGTAACCCGGATGACGTGACAGAGGCGTTTGCCGAAATGCTAAAGACGCTGCCTGTCAATCGAGTATCGATGGGGGCCCAGACCTTCCAGTCGCAGCGCCTGCGTTTCCTGCATCGCCGTCATACGGCCGAACAGGTGAAGGAGGCCGTTGATAGGTTGCGGCTGGCTGGTATCCGAAATATCAGCGTGGATCTGATGTACGGGTTTCCCAACGAGACGATGGCGGAGTGGGAGCGTGATATCCAGCAGGCCATAGCGCTGGACGTAGAACATATCTCGGCCTATGCGCTGCAGTATGAGGAGGGTACACCTCTATATAAAATGTTAGAACGGGGTGAGGTAAGCGAGATTGACGAGGAACTGGAACGACAGATGTATTTCCTACTGATGGACGCATTGGCTGAGGCTGGTTTTGAACATTACGAAATCAGCAACTGGGGGAAGCCTGGGCATCACTCACGCCATAATAGTAGTTACTGGAATCAGACACCCTATATCGGTCTGGGGGCTGCTGCGCATTCCTTCGACGGAAGGAACCGCCAATGGAACGTGGCCGATATCCGTCAGTATATGGAGGGTATGGAAAAGGGTGAACCCTGCGTGGAACACGAAGAGCTCACCCCTGATAATCGTTATAATGAGATAGTGATGACGGCCTTGCGCACATCAGTAGGACTTGACCTTACGAAACTGGCGCCTGCGGATGCCGACTACTGTCTGCGACTGGCACAGCGTTTTATCCTTGACGGCCTGCTGGTTCATGAACAGCAGCATCTGCGCCTGACCCGCAATGGCCTTTTTGTCAGCGACATGATCATGGCTGAACTGATGAAAGCCTGA
- a CDS encoding helix-turn-helix transcriptional regulator has product MKHSQIFRQYIWIINTLRSCGGLTFEELNQKWKAEDVSRGKPLQRSSFNRHRDAILEMFGIIIDCDLRTYKYYIGNQEALEDDSLERWIYSTLTVHGALSEGASVKERLVLENAPAGERYLDMMIHAIRCNHRLRIGYQKFQAEGYEKTVCPYALKLFRQRWYLLARNDEDQMRIYALDRITSLCLTEETFEMPADFSAQKYFSEYFGVLTNDTPLAHVVLRAHKWMPDYLRTLPLHHSQRELQSTPDYTDFSYDIRPTSDFLGELMRHSVGIEVLEPGELREKMKKMLVDTLERYS; this is encoded by the coding sequence ATGAAACATTCTCAGATATTTCGCCAGTACATCTGGATTATCAATACACTTAGGAGCTGCGGTGGACTTACGTTCGAAGAATTGAATCAGAAATGGAAAGCCGAAGACGTGAGCCGCGGTAAACCCCTGCAACGCTCGTCGTTCAATCGTCATCGCGATGCCATTCTTGAGATGTTTGGCATTATCATTGACTGCGACCTCCGTACCTATAAGTATTATATAGGCAATCAGGAGGCACTGGAGGACGACAGCCTGGAACGTTGGATTTATTCAACGCTTACCGTGCATGGCGCATTGTCTGAGGGTGCTTCCGTGAAAGAGCGCCTGGTGCTAGAGAATGCACCCGCTGGCGAGCGCTATCTTGATATGATGATTCATGCCATCCGCTGTAATCACCGCCTGCGCATAGGCTATCAGAAATTTCAGGCCGAGGGTTACGAGAAAACCGTATGTCCCTATGCCCTGAAACTGTTTCGTCAGCGATGGTACCTGCTGGCCCGAAACGACGAAGACCAGATGCGTATCTATGCGCTGGACCGCATCACATCGCTCTGTCTTACTGAGGAGACGTTTGAAATGCCTGCAGATTTCTCTGCGCAGAAGTATTTCTCGGAATATTTTGGTGTGCTGACCAATGACACGCCTCTGGCCCATGTGGTGCTGCGTGCCCATAAGTGGATGCCCGACTATTTGCGCACGTTGCCCCTGCATCACTCGCAGCGCGAACTGCAGTCGACGCCCGACTATACCGATTTCTCGTATGATATCCGTCCCACTTCCGATTTCCTGGGCGAACTCATGCGTCATAGTGTTGGCATTGAGGTGCTTGAACCCGGGGAACTGCGTGAGAAAATGAAGAAAATGTTGGTTGATACACTCGAGAGATATTCATAA